In Gemmatimonadota bacterium, one genomic interval encodes:
- a CDS encoding outer membrane beta-barrel protein, whose protein sequence is MGTFMLRRFPVWLAVLMLAALPAAAQESGDSAVSGLVEISGFVDASYTYSNLDDSNTFGLDQVEIDLSRNLGDIGSLRADLEWVSDGEGGFSLDAEQGYVTLDLGMGRGEGNYPTLTFGKFNAPIGFELLDAPDMYQYSHALVFDNGLPTNLTGAMLSMDLGGGMDVVVHLSNGWDQNVDTNTNKMIGGRLGYSHEELGGIGFSAMRGDEEGLVGNLTVYDVDLTLTPAPGLIIGGEYNNGKTELDQVNVENSWSGYMVMAHYSLTDVMGLTGRYDYFSRDISQVAARRSGAQDHPPGNVEVSQQALTIAPTFALTDGLGFLMELRRDFSDEAIFYNSESGKSEKSMVNFAFEMTYSF, encoded by the coding sequence ATGGGTACCTTTATGTTACGCAGATTCCCCGTATGGCTGGCGGTCCTGATGCTCGCGGCCTTACCGGCCGCCGCGCAGGAGAGCGGTGATTCGGCCGTTTCCGGCCTGGTCGAAATCTCGGGGTTCGTAGACGCCAGCTACACCTACTCCAATCTCGATGATTCGAACACCTTCGGTCTCGATCAGGTGGAGATCGATCTATCGAGGAACCTGGGCGATATCGGCTCGTTGCGCGCGGACCTGGAATGGGTGAGCGACGGCGAAGGCGGGTTCTCCCTCGACGCGGAGCAGGGGTACGTGACCCTTGATCTCGGCATGGGCCGCGGGGAGGGGAACTACCCGACCCTGACCTTCGGCAAATTCAACGCGCCCATCGGGTTCGAGCTTCTTGACGCGCCGGACATGTACCAGTACTCCCACGCACTGGTCTTCGATAATGGATTGCCCACCAACCTGACCGGCGCCATGCTGTCCATGGACCTGGGCGGCGGCATGGACGTGGTGGTCCACCTGTCCAACGGATGGGACCAGAACGTCGACACGAATACCAACAAGATGATCGGCGGCCGGCTCGGCTACAGCCACGAGGAGTTGGGCGGCATCGGTTTCTCGGCGATGCGCGGCGACGAAGAGGGCTTGGTCGGCAACCTGACCGTCTACGACGTCGACCTGACCCTGACGCCGGCGCCCGGACTCATCATCGGCGGGGAGTACAACAACGGCAAGACGGAGCTTGACCAAGTTAACGTAGAAAACAGCTGGAGCGGCTACATGGTGATGGCACACTACAGTCTTACCGACGTCATGGGGTTGACGGGCCGGTACGACTACTTCAGCCGGGACATTTCGCAGGTTGCGGCACGCCGCAGCGGTGCGCAGGATCATCCACCGGGCAACGTGGAAGTATCCCAGCAGGCCCTCACCATCGCCCCGACGTTCGCGCTGACCGATGGGCTCGGGTTCCTCATGGAACTCCGCCGGGATTTCTCCGACGAAGCGATCTTCTACAATTCGGAATCGGGGAAATCGGAAAAGTCGATGGTCAATTTCGCCTTCGAGATGACCTATTCGTTCTGA
- a CDS encoding outer membrane beta-barrel protein, which yields MGTFLLRGIPALLAVLILAAFPAAAQENEDSAVSGLVEISGFVDASYTYNSLHDSNTFGLDQVEIDLSRNLGDIGSLRADLEWVSDGEGGFTLDAEQGYVTLDLGLGRDEGNYPILTFGKFNAPIGFELLDAPDMYQYSHSLVFSRGLPTNLTGAMLAINLSGGMDVVVHLTNGWDNNVDANSNKMFGGRLGYSHEDMGGIGFSAMRGDQEVTVLNSAVEDPVGNLTVYDIDLTLTPAPGLIIGGEYNYGKRELEIWDSETKWNGYMVMAHYSLTDVMGLTGRYDYFNTSTRTVTSSAPGLIHTFESDKTHQALTVAPTFALTDGLGFLMELRRDFADAAIFGDPDEGEQEKSMVNFAFEMTYSF from the coding sequence ATGGGTACCTTCTTGTTACGAGGAATCCCCGCCTTGCTGGCGGTCCTGATACTCGCCGCCTTCCCGGCCGCCGCGCAGGAGAATGAAGATTCGGCCGTTTCCGGCCTGGTCGAAATCTCGGGGTTCGTAGACGCCAGCTACACCTACAACAGTCTCCATGATTCGAATACCTTCGGCCTCGATCAGGTGGAGATCGATCTGTCGAGGAACCTGGGCGATATCGGCTCGTTGCGCGCGGACCTGGAATGGGTGAGTGACGGCGAGGGCGGGTTCACCCTCGACGCCGAGCAGGGTTACGTCACCCTCGATCTCGGGCTGGGTCGGGACGAGGGGAACTACCCGATCCTGACCTTCGGTAAATTCAACGCGCCCATCGGGTTCGAACTCCTGGACGCCCCGGACATGTACCAGTATTCCCACTCGCTGGTCTTCAGTAGGGGACTGCCCACCAATCTGACCGGCGCGATGCTGGCCATAAATCTGAGCGGCGGCATGGACGTGGTGGTCCACCTTACGAACGGGTGGGACAATAACGTCGACGCGAATTCCAACAAGATGTTCGGCGGCCGACTCGGTTACAGCCACGAGGATATGGGCGGGATAGGCTTCTCGGCGATGCGCGGCGACCAGGAGGTAACGGTCTTGAATTCGGCCGTCGAAGATCCGGTCGGCAATCTGACCGTCTACGACATCGACCTGACCCTGACGCCGGCGCCCGGGCTCATCATCGGCGGGGAGTACAACTACGGCAAAAGAGAACTGGAAATTTGGGACTCGGAAACCAAGTGGAACGGCTACATGGTCATGGCGCACTACAGTCTTACCGACGTCATGGGATTGACGGGCAGGTATGACTACTTTAACACCAGCACCAGAACCGTCACCTCCTCCGCCCCCGGTTTGATTCATACATTCGAATCGGATAAGACCCATCAGGCCCTCACCGTCGCCCCGACGTTCGCGCTGACCGACGGCCTGGGGTTCCTCATGGA